In the Gopherus flavomarginatus isolate rGopFla2 chromosome 6, rGopFla2.mat.asm, whole genome shotgun sequence genome, one interval contains:
- the GPHA2 gene encoding glycoprotein hormone alpha-2, whose protein sequence is MPSCRAAIISLLLILTASPCWSYKTIGPGCHLHPFDVTIKSDRRGTCRGTHVVQACVGYCESSAFPSKYSVLLASSFKHNVTSVSQCCTISKMQKIKVRLHCGAIHHEEIEIFTAKSCQCDMCRLSRY, encoded by the exons ATGCCATCCTGCCGTGCTGCCATCATCTCCCTGCTGCTGATCCTGACGGCTTCCCCATGCTGGAGCTACAAGACCATCGGGCCTGGCTGCCATCTGCACC CATTTGATGTAACCATCAAGAGCGATCGCCGTGGGACCTGCCGTGGGACCCATGTGGTCCAAGCCTGTGTTGGCTACTGCGAATCCAGCGCCTTCCCCTCCAAGTACTCCGTCCTGCTGGCCAGCAGCTTCAAACACAACGTCACCTCTGTGTCCCAGTGCTGCACCATCAGCAAGATGCagaag ATCAAAGTCCGCCTGCATTGCGGGGCCATCCACCACGAAGAGATAGAGATCTTCACTGCCAAGAGCTGCCAGTGCGACATGTGCCGTCTCTCCCGATACTGA
- the PPP2R5B gene encoding serine/threonine-protein phosphatase 2A 56 kDa regulatory subunit beta isoform — translation METKLPPAGTPTSPSSPGMSPVPPPDKVDGFSRRSLRRSRQRRSHSSSQFRYQSNQQELTPLPLLKDVAVAELHELLCKKLQQCCVLFDFLDCVADLKGKEIKRAALNELVECVATNRGVLIEPVYPEIIKMISVNIFRTLPPTENPEFDPEEDEPNLEPSWPHLQLVYEFFLRFLESPDFQPSVAKRYVDQKFVLMLLELFDSEDPREREYLKTILHRVYGKFLGLRAYIRKQCNNIFLRFIYETEHFNGVAELLEILGSIINGFALPLKTEHKHFLVRVLIPLHSVKSLSIFHAQLAYCVVQFLEKDATLTEHVIRGLLKYWPKTCTQKEVMFLGEIEEILDVIEPSQFVKVQEPLFKQIARCISSPHFQVAERALYFWNNEYILSLIEDNCHTVLPAIFGTLYRVSKEHWNQTIVSLVYNVLKTFMEMNGKLFDELTASYKVEKQQELKKEKERQELWKQLDELQLKKLQGLEEAQMNRINLQHSLGLQSGNKS, via the exons ATGGAGACcaagctgccccctgctggcacccccaccagcccctcatccccagggaTGTCGCCCGTCCCCCCTCCTGATAAAGTGGACGGTTTCTCCCGGCGCTCCTTGCGCCGCTCCCGTCAGCGCCGCTCTCACAGCTCGTCCCAATTCCGGTACCAGAGCAACCAACAGGAGCTGACACCCCTGCCCTTGCTGAAAG ATGTGGCGGTGGCGGAGCTGCACGAGCTGCTGTGCAAGAAGCTCCAGCAGTGCTGTGTGCTTTTCGACTTTCTGGACTGCGTGGCTGACCTCAAGGGCAAGGAGATCAAGCGGGCAGCGCTCAACGAGCTGGTGGAGTGCGTGGCCACCAACCGTGGCGTCCTCATCGAGCCCGTCTACCCCGAGATCATCAAGATG ATCTCAGTCAACATCTTCCGGACACTCCCACCCACTGAGAACCCTGAGTTTGACCCTGAAGAGGATGAACCCAACCTGGAGCCCTCCTGGCCCCATCTCCAG CTGGTCTACGAGTTCTTCCTTCGCTTCCTGGAAAGCCCTGACTTCCAGCCCTCTGTGGCCAAGCGCTACGTCGACCAGAAATTCGTGCTGATG CTGCTGGAGCTGTTTGACAGTGAGGACCCTCGGGAGCGTGAGTACCTCAAGACCATACTGCACCGGGTCTATGGCAAGTTCCTGGGGCTGCGTGCCTACATCCGCAAGCAGTGCAACAACATCTTCCTCCG gttTATCTACGAGACGGAGCATTTCAATGGTGTGGCAGAGCTGCTGGAAATCCTGGGAAG CATCATCAATGGCTTCGCCCTGCCTCTGAAGACGGAGCACAAGCACTTTCTGGTGCGGGTGCTGATCCCGCtgcactcagtcaaatccctctccatcttccatgcccag CTGGCGTACTGCGTGGTGCAATTCCTGGAGAAAGATGCCACCCTGACGGAGCAT GTGATCCGGGGACTGCTGAAATACTGGCCGAAGACCTGCACTCAGAAAGAG GTGATGTTCCTGGGGGAGATTGAGGAGATCCTGGATGTGATTGAGCCCTCACAGTTTGTCAAGGTGCAGGAGCCGCTCTTCAAACAAATCGCACGCTGCATCTCCAGCCCCCACTTCCAG GTGGCAGAGCGGGCTCTGTACTTCTGGAACAACGAATATATCCTGAGTCTGATTGAAGACAATTGCCACACGGTGTTGCCTGCCATCTTCGGCACCCTCTACCGGGTCTCCAAGGAGCACTGGAAcca GACAATAGTCTCCCTGGTCTACAACGTGCTCAAGACCTTCATGGAGATGAATGGGAAACTCTTTGATGAACTCACGGCCTCCTACAAGGTGGAGAAGCAGCA GGAACTGAAGAAGGAAAAAGAGCGCCAGGAGCTCTGGAAGCAGCTGGACGAGCTTCAGCTGAAGAAGCTGCAGGGTCTGGAGGAGGCGCAAATGAACCGGATCAATCTCCAGCACAGCCTGGGCTTGCAGAGTGGCAACAAGAGTTAG